The following proteins come from a genomic window of Anaerobutyricum hallii:
- the hcp gene encoding hydroxylamine reductase, which translates to MENQMFCYQCQETAGCSGCTRVGVCGKQPDVAAMQDLLVYATKGISAVTTTLRQEGVAIQPAVNHMITLNLFTTITNANFSKEAIIARIQETLSEKDLLLSKLTNIDALPEAALWNGSVEEFDTKAAAVGVLSTENEDIRSLRELITYGLKGLSAYSKHANVLLQDNEEIDAFMQRALAATLDDSLSADDLIALTLETGKYGVDGMALLDNANTSTYGNPEITKVNIGVGTRPGILVSGHDLRDLEMLLKQAQGSGVDVYTHSEMLPAHYYPAFKKYPNFVGNYGNAWWKQKEEFESFHGPILMTTNCIVPPKDSYKDRLYTTGAAGYPGCKHISGEIGEEKDFSAIIEQAKHCAPPEEIERGEIIGGFAHNQVLALADDIVTAVKSGAIRKFVVMAGCDGRMKSRNYYTDFAKALPKDTVILTAGCAKYKYNKLNLGDIGGIPRVLDAGQCNDSYSLAVIALKLKEVFGLEDINELPIIYNISWYEQKAVIVLLALLYLGVKNIHLGPTLPAFLSPNVTKVLVDNFGIAGIGSVEEDLKLFGLSE; encoded by the coding sequence ATGGAAAACCAAATGTTTTGTTATCAGTGTCAGGAAACTGCCGGATGCAGTGGATGTACTCGTGTTGGAGTCTGTGGAAAACAGCCCGATGTCGCTGCCATGCAGGATTTATTGGTCTATGCTACAAAAGGAATTTCTGCGGTAACTACTACTTTAAGACAGGAAGGAGTAGCGATTCAGCCAGCAGTCAATCACATGATTACACTGAATTTATTTACTACAATCACCAATGCCAACTTTAGCAAAGAAGCAATTATCGCCCGGATTCAGGAAACACTTTCCGAAAAAGATTTGCTCCTTTCTAAACTAACAAATATAGATGCACTCCCAGAAGCAGCTCTCTGGAACGGCTCCGTGGAGGAATTTGATACAAAAGCTGCAGCTGTCGGCGTTCTTTCTACAGAAAATGAGGACATCCGAAGTCTTCGTGAACTGATTACTTACGGATTAAAAGGACTTTCCGCTTACTCCAAGCATGCAAATGTTCTTTTACAGGATAATGAGGAAATTGATGCATTTATGCAGCGTGCCCTTGCCGCAACTCTCGATGACAGTTTATCTGCTGATGATTTAATCGCTCTTACTTTAGAAACTGGTAAATACGGTGTGGACGGTATGGCTCTCCTTGACAATGCCAATACTTCCACCTACGGAAATCCAGAAATCACAAAGGTAAACATCGGTGTTGGCACCCGTCCAGGCATCCTTGTTTCCGGTCATGACCTTCGTGACCTTGAAATGTTACTCAAACAGGCACAGGGAAGCGGTGTGGATGTATATACTCATTCTGAAATGCTTCCTGCACACTATTATCCCGCTTTCAAAAAATATCCAAACTTCGTCGGCAACTACGGAAATGCATGGTGGAAACAGAAAGAGGAATTTGAAAGCTTCCACGGCCCGATTCTCATGACAACAAACTGCATCGTTCCACCAAAGGACAGCTACAAAGACAGATTATACACAACCGGAGCAGCCGGTTATCCAGGTTGTAAACACATTTCTGGTGAAATTGGGGAAGAAAAAGACTTCTCCGCAATTATTGAGCAGGCAAAACACTGTGCACCACCAGAAGAAATCGAACGTGGAGAAATTATAGGCGGCTTTGCCCATAATCAGGTACTTGCCCTCGCCGATGATATTGTTACCGCTGTAAAATCCGGTGCAATTAGGAAGTTTGTCGTTATGGCAGGCTGTGACGGCCGCATGAAATCACGAAATTACTACACAGATTTTGCAAAAGCATTACCAAAAGATACGGTAATTCTCACCGCAGGCTGTGCAAAATACAAATACAATAAGTTGAATTTAGGTGATATTGGCGGTATTCCACGAGTACTTGATGCCGGACAGTGCAACGACTCCTACTCCCTCGCCGTTATTGCCCTCAAATTAAAAGAAGTATTTGGACTTGAGGATATTAATGAACTTCCAATCATCTACAATATTTCCTGGTATGAGCAAAAGGCAGTCATCGTTTTACTTGCCCTTCTCTACCTTGGAGTAAAAAATATCCACCTCGGACCGACACTCCCTGCGTTCTTATCCCCAAATGTTACGAAGGTATTAGTGGATAACTTTGGTATCGCTGGGATTGGAAGTGTGGAAGAAGATTTAAAACTCTTTGGATTATCAGAGTAA
- a CDS encoding homoserine dehydrogenase, whose amino-acid sequence MESVQNKIVKAALLGAGTVGSGVYELVKERQEDFPHICGAQIEIAKILVRDASKERAGIPSDLLTDSWEEIIADDSISIIIEVMGGIEPAKSYLLEAMKAGKQVVTANKDLIAEHGHELLDTAEKYGCDFKFEAAVAGCVPIIQVLKQSMSSENITEIMGIVNGTTNYILTRMTQSGMSYDEALKEATDLGYAEADPTADVDGLDAGRKIAIMASIAFHSRVTFSDVYIEGIRNITAKDIFYAKEFNSVIKLVGIARKDENGIEVKVLPILIPQEHPLATVNDSFNAVFVHGTASDDTMYYGRGAGKRPTASAVTGDLCTVARHIIEKHSNLHVCSCYKELPIKNIQDTYSRFFLRMQVADRPGVLANITSVFGTSQVSIAQIIQKSRQNGIAELVIITDKVKELYFSDALNILKRLSIVNSISSLIRVY is encoded by the coding sequence ATGGAATCAGTTCAGAATAAAATTGTGAAAGCCGCTTTATTAGGTGCCGGTACTGTCGGAAGCGGCGTATATGAACTCGTAAAAGAGCGTCAGGAAGATTTTCCACATATCTGTGGCGCACAGATCGAGATTGCAAAAATTCTTGTTCGTGATGCTTCTAAAGAAAGAGCGGGAATCCCATCTGATCTTCTTACTGATAGCTGGGAAGAGATCATCGCTGATGACAGCATCTCTATTATTATAGAAGTAATGGGTGGAATCGAACCTGCAAAGTCCTATCTTCTTGAAGCGATGAAGGCAGGAAAACAAGTCGTAACCGCCAATAAAGATTTAATTGCTGAGCATGGTCATGAACTTTTAGATACAGCGGAAAAATATGGCTGTGATTTTAAGTTTGAAGCTGCTGTTGCCGGATGTGTTCCAATCATTCAAGTATTAAAACAGAGTATGTCCAGTGAAAATATTACTGAAATCATGGGGATTGTAAACGGTACAACAAATTATATTCTTACCCGCATGACACAGAGTGGCATGAGTTATGATGAAGCCTTAAAAGAAGCAACCGATCTTGGTTATGCAGAAGCAGATCCTACTGCTGATGTAGATGGTCTTGATGCCGGACGTAAGATTGCTATTATGGCTTCGATTGCCTTCCATTCACGTGTTACATTTTCTGATGTCTATATCGAAGGAATTAGAAACATTACTGCAAAGGATATTTTCTATGCAAAAGAATTTAATTCAGTAATTAAGCTTGTCGGTATTGCCAGAAAAGATGAGAATGGTATCGAAGTAAAAGTTCTTCCGATTCTCATCCCACAAGAGCATCCTCTTGCTACAGTAAATGATTCTTTTAATGCGGTATTTGTTCATGGAACTGCTTCTGATGATACAATGTACTACGGTCGTGGGGCCGGCAAACGTCCAACTGCCAGCGCAGTAACTGGAGATTTATGTACCGTTGCAAGACATATTATTGAAAAACATTCAAATCTTCATGTATGCTCTTGCTATAAGGAACTTCCGATTAAAAATATCCAGGATACTTACTCCCGTTTCTTCCTTCGTATGCAGGTTGCTGACCGCCCAGGTGTCCTCGCAAACATTACAAGTGTATTTGGCACAAGCCAGGTAAGTATTGCCCAGATTATTCAGAAATCACGCCAAAACGGAATCGCCGAACTGGTTATTATTACCGACAAAGTAAAAGAACTCTATTTTTCCGATGCTCTTAATATTTTGAAAAGACTTTCCATCGTTAACAGTATTTCCAGTCTCATCCGGGTATATTAA
- the pyk gene encoding pyruvate kinase, with product MRKTKIICTLGPATDKGNVLEQLMLSGMNVARLNFSHDTYENQKKRIDKVKALRTKHHLPVACLLDTKGPEIRLKTFKEERVTLEMGQDFCLTTRDVEGTKDIVSVTHKDLHKDIHVGSNILIDDGLVGLKVVAIKGQDIHCKVENGGTISNRKGVNIPGVELSIPFMSEKDKEDLLFGIKQDVDFVAASFTRTADDIKEMKAFLKANGGEDIRIIAKIENSQGVDNIDSIIDACEGIMVARGDMGVEIPEEEVPIIQKMIIKKVIAAGKVVITATQMLDSMMKNPRPTRAETTDVANAIYDGTSAIMLSGETAAGAYPVEAVQMMAKIAKRTEEAINYRKRFDDMAKYTNPGITDAICHATCSTAYDLDAKAIITVTKTGFSARMIAKYRPGCDIIGCAMDEKVCRQLNLSWGVQPILLGEEWEVFVLFERAINACKKEGLLENGDVTVITSGVPIGRSGTTNMLKVQVVAD from the coding sequence ATGCGAAAAACCAAGATTATTTGTACCCTTGGACCGGCAACAGATAAGGGGAATGTTCTGGAACAGTTAATGCTTTCCGGAATGAATGTTGCCCGCCTTAATTTTTCTCATGATACTTACGAGAATCAGAAGAAAAGAATAGATAAAGTAAAAGCCTTACGCACAAAGCATCACCTTCCGGTTGCATGCCTTTTAGATACAAAAGGACCAGAAATCCGTTTAAAGACATTTAAAGAGGAACGAGTTACTCTTGAAATGGGCCAGGATTTCTGCCTGACTACAAGAGATGTAGAAGGAACAAAAGACATCGTCAGTGTCACACATAAAGATTTACACAAAGATATCCATGTTGGTTCTAATATCTTAATCGATGATGGACTGGTTGGATTAAAGGTAGTGGCTATCAAGGGGCAAGATATCCACTGTAAAGTAGAGAATGGCGGAACGATTTCTAACAGAAAGGGAGTAAATATCCCTGGTGTAGAACTTTCTATCCCATTTATGAGTGAAAAAGATAAAGAAGACCTTTTATTTGGTATCAAACAGGATGTTGACTTCGTTGCTGCTTCTTTCACAAGAACTGCAGATGATATCAAAGAAATGAAAGCATTCTTAAAAGCAAACGGCGGAGAAGATATCCGTATTATCGCTAAAATCGAAAACTCTCAGGGTGTTGATAATATCGATTCTATCATTGATGCCTGCGAAGGTATCATGGTTGCTCGTGGTGACATGGGCGTAGAGATTCCGGAAGAAGAAGTTCCTATTATCCAGAAGATGATTATCAAAAAAGTAATCGCAGCTGGTAAAGTAGTTATCACAGCTACACAGATGCTCGATTCTATGATGAAAAATCCTCGCCCTACTCGTGCAGAGACTACAGACGTTGCAAATGCGATCTATGATGGAACAAGCGCTATCATGCTTTCCGGAGAAACAGCAGCAGGTGCTTATCCTGTAGAAGCTGTTCAGATGATGGCTAAAATTGCGAAGCGTACAGAAGAAGCCATTAATTATCGTAAACGTTTTGATGATATGGCTAAATACACAAATCCTGGTATCACAGATGCCATCTGCCATGCTACATGCAGCACAGCTTATGACCTTGATGCCAAAGCAATCATCACTGTAACCAAAACTGGTTTCTCTGCAAGAATGATTGCAAAATACCGCCCTGGTTGTGATATTATCGGATGTGCTATGGACGAAAAAGTCTGCCGTCAGTTAAACTTATCCTGGGGTGTACAGCCTATCCTTCTTGGAGAGGAATGGGAAGTATTCGTACTCTTTGAACGTGCAATCAATGCATGTAAAAAAGAAGGTCTCCTTGAAAACGGTGACGTTACTGTTATCACTTCCGGTGTACCAATCGGACGCTCTGGAACAACAAATATGTTAAAAGTTCAGGTAGTAGCTGATTAA
- a CDS encoding GTP-binding protein, translating to MVKIDLITGFLGSGKTTFIKKYAKYLIDQGLNIGILENDFGAVNVDMMLLQDIAGEKCTLEMVAGGCDKDCHRRRFRTKLIAMGMCGYDRVLIEPSGIFDMDEFFDALHESPLDRWYEIGNVITVVDAMLEENLSEDAEFILASEVANAGIVLLSKAQEAAETDIERTKAHLNKAMESVHCDRRFEKEIFAKDWNKLSDADFKRIQSAGCVGADYEKKDIAEEDAFQSLYFMNLTMPVAKLEEKVKQIFNDKECGNIFRIKGFMQSKPDQWIELNATHQNITIQPIKKGQEIFIVIGEKLNKEKINTYL from the coding sequence ATGGTAAAAATAGATTTAATTACAGGATTCTTAGGTTCAGGTAAGACCACATTTATAAAAAAATATGCAAAGTATCTTATAGATCAGGGATTAAATATCGGTATATTAGAGAATGATTTTGGGGCAGTAAATGTCGATATGATGTTACTTCAGGACATTGCAGGAGAAAAATGTACATTGGAAATGGTAGCAGGTGGATGTGATAAAGATTGTCATAGAAGAAGATTTCGCACCAAACTCATTGCAATGGGAATGTGCGGATATGACAGAGTGTTGATCGAGCCGTCCGGAATTTTCGATATGGACGAATTCTTCGATGCCCTTCATGAATCTCCGCTTGACAGATGGTATGAAATAGGAAATGTAATTACAGTCGTAGATGCAATGCTTGAAGAGAATCTCTCAGAAGACGCAGAATTCATCCTTGCATCGGAAGTAGCCAATGCAGGCATTGTTTTATTAAGTAAGGCGCAGGAGGCGGCAGAGACCGATATAGAGCGCACAAAAGCACACCTTAATAAAGCAATGGAATCTGTCCATTGCGACCGCCGATTTGAAAAAGAAATCTTTGCCAAAGACTGGAATAAACTTTCTGATGCAGATTTTAAAAGAATTCAGTCAGCAGGCTGTGTTGGTGCAGATTATGAGAAAAAAGACATTGCAGAAGAAGATGCATTTCAGTCATTATATTTTATGAATTTAACTATGCCGGTAGCGAAACTTGAAGAAAAAGTAAAACAAATATTTAACGACAAAGAATGTGGGAATATCTTCCGAATAAAAGGATTTATGCAGTCAAAACCAGATCAGTGGATCGAACTTAATGCCACACATCAAAATATTACTATACAACCGATAAAAAAAGGACAGGAAATCTTCATAGTAATAGGAGAAAAACTAAACAAAGAAAAGATAAATACTTATTTGTAG
- a CDS encoding DUF6483 family protein, whose protein sequence is MLRDDFDLRLTNELIETYLKIAYGIKPGCWLDAEKGLLQENTLYPKLKQMINDGNINDAEDILYEYANPINPDILKVGLFFYYDLNRMADAELEAADFTRDEVKEGVQELLKIYDQENFGTIFR, encoded by the coding sequence ATGCTTCGTGATGATTTTGACTTACGCTTAACAAATGAATTAATAGAAACTTATCTTAAAATTGCCTATGGAATCAAACCGGGATGCTGGCTTGATGCTGAAAAAGGTCTTCTTCAGGAAAATACGCTCTATCCTAAGTTAAAGCAGATGATCAACGATGGCAATATTAATGATGCAGAAGATATTCTCTATGAATATGCTAATCCAATTAATCCGGACATATTAAAAGTCGGTTTGTTCTTCTATTATGATCTAAACCGTATGGCTGATGCTGAACTTGAAGCAGCAGACTTCACTCGTGATGAAGTAAAAGAGGGTGTACAGGAATTACTTAAAATTTACGATCAGGAAAACTTTGGAACAATTTTTCGTTAG